Below is a window of Streptomyces sp. NBC_01429 DNA.
ACTGCGGTACTCCACCCGGTAGGGGGCCCTCGGGTCCGGCTCCGTGAGCGGGCCGGCCAGACGGCTGTGGAGGTCGTAGTCGTAGTCGGGGTCGTCGTCGGGATCGAGGTCGTGGTCGTAGCCCTCGGGCCGCACGGTGCCTCCAGCTGAGTCGCGAGGTCGATATCCCCACAGAAAGGGAGATTGACCGGCGTGTCGACTGGAGGCGTCCGTGCGAGGGGTTTTACCCTCGCGGGTTACTGCGTACGGGGCGTCGGACGGGGTTCACGAGGCGAGGTGGCGCTCGACGGTCTCGACCTTCGAGGTGAGCCCGTCGGTGACGCCGGGCCGGATGTCGGCCTTGAGGACCAGCGAGACGCGCCCGGCGCGGGCCTCGACGGCGGCGACGGCGCGCTTGACGACGTCCATCACCTCGTCCCACTCGCCCTCGATCGAGGTGAACATGGCGTCCGTACGGTTCGGCAGACCGGACTCACGGACGACCCTGACGGCGTCGGCGACATACTCACCGACGTCCTCCCCCACGCCGAGGGGGGAGACGGAGAAGGCGACGATCATGCGCTCACCGTACCTTCGCGGCGGGCGCGGGAGGCGATGACGGCGTCGTCGGCCGCGCGCTTGAGCCTGCGGTCGGCGTAGAAGCCGCCGAGCGGCAGGACGGAGAGGACGAAGTAGAGCGCGGCCGTCCCGAGGGACCACTTGGTGCGGTTCCAGGCGTCGGCCCAGAAGATCACGTAGAGGATGAAGAGAACGCCGTGGACGGCGCCCATCACGGGGACCGCGTTGAACTCCGTCGTGCGCTTGAGCACCGAGCAGACGAGCAGCAGCAGGAAGGAGACGGCCTCCGGGGCGGAGACCAGGCGGAGGCGGTGGAGGGCGGAAGCGGTCTTGATGTCCACGAGCAGGCACCTTCGTCGGTCGGGGGCTACGTGATCTCGTGCGCGCGATCTTGTGAACGCGTGCACAAGCTCCGGTCATTGTGACAGCCCGGCCCCGGGCGACCGCTGTCAGGGTCGGTACGGGGCGGGGACCGGGGGTCCGTTCAGGGGCGACTCCGGGGCGGATCGGGGGTGGAAGCCCTGTTTTCCACCGGTGGGGCCGGATACCTTCGAGCTGTGGCTCAGTTCCGACTGCAAGGCAGCAGGGTGCTCGCCGTCGAGATGACCGGCGACGCCGTCAAAGCGAAGAACGGGTCGATGGTCGCGTACGACGGCCGGATGACCTTCAAGAAGTTGACGGGGGGCGGTGAGGGGCTGCGCGGGATGGTGACGCGCCGGCTCACCGGCGAACAGATGACCGTGATGGAGGTGAAGGGCCAGGGCACCTGCTATTTCGCCGACCGGGCGAGCGAGATCAACCTCGTCTCGCTGCACGGCGACAAGCTCTATGTCGAGTCGAGCAATCTGCTCTGCACGGACGCGGGTCTGCGCACGGGCACGACCTTCACCGGCCTGCGCGGCGGGGCGTCGGGAAATGGCCTGTTCACGACCACCGTGGAGGGCACGGGGCAGGCGGCGATCATGTCGGACGGCGAGGCGGTGATCCTGCGGGTGTCGCAGCGGTACCCGCTGTACGTGGACCCGGGGGCGTACATCGCGCACCAGGGCAAGCTTCAGCAGAAGCTCCAGTCCGGGGTGAACTTCCGGACGCTCATCGGCGAGGGCTCGGGCGAGTCCTTCCAGATCCGCTTCGAGGGCGAGGGGCTCGTGTACGTCCAGCCGAGCGAGCGGAACACGATCGGGGGCGATCTCTAGTGCCGTTCCGCGAGATCAACTCGAAGATGGTCGAGGCCACGGTGGCCCCCGGCCAGAAGCTGTTCAGCCAGCGCGGCGCGATGCTCGCCTACCGGGGGGAGGTCGGCTTCACGCCGAACATCCGGGGCGGCCAGGGCGGCCTCATGTCGATGATCGGCCGGCGCGTGGCCAACGAGGCGACCCCGCTCATGACGGTCGAGGGCAGCGGCACGGTGCTGTTCGGCCACGGCGGGCACCACATCCAGGTCATCAACCTCGCCGGGGACACGCTGTACGTCGAGGCGGACCGGCTGCTCGCCTTCGACGGGACGCTCCAGCAGGGGACGATGTTCATGGGCTCGCAGGGCGGGGTGATGGGCATGGTGCGCGGCCAGGTCACCGGCCAGGGGCTGTTCACCACCACGCTCAAGGGGCATGGCGCGGTCGCGGTGATGGCACACGGCGGGGTGATCGAGCTGCCGATCACCCCGGGCGCGGAGATCCGGGTGGACCCGCAGGCGTACGTGGCCCACCACGGCGACGTACGGAACAAGCTCTCCGCCGCGCTCGGCTGGCGCGAGATGGTGGGGCGCGGCTCGGGCGAGGCGTTCCAGCTGGAGCTGAGCGGCAGCGGTGCGGTGTACGTCCAGGCGTCGGAGGAGAAGCTGTGAGCACGGGAGCCGCGAGCGCGCCGGTGATCTTCGATCCGATGACGCTGCCGGTCGACGACAACGTCAACGCGTACACCTTCTGCGTGGATCTGAAGGGGAGCCGGTGGTTCCTCCAGAAGGGGAAGATGATCGCCTATTACGGGGAGATCAGCTTCGACGGGATCGGCCATGGGCGCTTCGAGGGGCTGGTGCGCAGCAGCTTCCACTCGCCGCTGCACGCCGCCGACTGGGTGGTCGCCGAGGGCAGCGGCAAGATGCTGCTGGCCGACCGGGCGTTCGACGTCAACTCCTTCGACCTGGAGGACGGGAATCTGACGATCCGGTCCGGGAATCTGCTGGCGTACCAGCCGACGCTGGCGCTCAAGCAGTCGATCGTGCCGGGCTTTCTGACCCTGATCGGCACGGGGAAGTTCGTCGCCGCGTCGAACGGTCCGGTGGTGTTCATGGAGCCGCCGCTGCGGGTGGATCCGCAGGCGCTGGTGGGCTGGGCGGACTGCCCGTCCCCCTGCCACCATTACGATCATGGCTATATGTCGGGTGTGCTCGGCGGGATCCGGTCATTGACGGGCATCGGGGGCACCTCGGGCGAGGAGCACCAGTTCGAGTTCGTCGGGGCGGGGACGGTGCTGCTCCAGTCGACCGAGGAGCTGATGACGGAGCAGCCGACGGGCACGGTGACCCCCGAGGCGGGGGTGCCCGGCAGCGGCGCTCCGGCGGGGGGCTCGGGACAGCTGGGCGACCTCCAGCGTCGCTTCGGGCTGTGAGCGGTAGTCTGCGGAGTGTGATGTCGAACGCGTGGTCCCTCTTCGCGCGCGTGGCTGGCGTCACACCCCACGGGCCACCATTTTCGTCCAGAATTCAACTTCTTAGGTAGAATAGATACATGGAGACCGAGACGGCCACCCGCTGGCTGAGCGACGCGGAGCAGTGCGCATGGCGCACGCATCTGGATGTCAACAAGCTGCTGACGCACCAGTTGGAGAAAGACCTCCAGCCGTTCGGCCTGACCATGAACGACTACGAGATCCTGGTGAATCTCTCCGAGTCGGATGACCGGCGCATGCGGATGAGCGACCTCGCCGCCACCACCCTCCAGTCCAAGAGCCGACTCTCGCACCAGATCACCCGGATGGAGACGGCCGGACTGGTCCGCAGGGAGCACTGCGAGTCGGACCGGCGCGGCCTCTTCGCGGTGCTGACGGACAGCGGCATGGAGACCATGCAGCAGGTCGCGCCGCACCATGTCGAGTCCGTGCGCAGGCACTTCATCGATCTGCTCTCGCCCGAGGCGCTCGCGGAGCTGCGGGCGTCACTGACCCCGGTCGCGGAGCATCTGCACGGACGGCGCGGCAAGGCCTGAGCCCGCTCGCGACGGCCCTCGCGCCGCGCGGCCGGCCCGACACACCCCTTGCCTTCAGGCGGGCGTCGGGCCGTCGTCGGCCGAGGGCAGCCGCAGCTCGAACAGGGCGCCGCCGCACTCCGCGCGGCCGGCCGTGAGCGTACCGCCGTGCCGCTCGGCCACATCGCGGGCGATGGCCAGACCGAGCCCGGCGCCGCCGTCGTCGCGGCTGCGGGCGTCGTCGAGCCGTACGAACCGTTCGAAGACGCGCTCGCGCTCCGCGTCCGGCACCCCGGGGCCGTCGTCGGCGACCGCGAGCACCACCGTGGAGCCCGACCGCCGTACGGACGCGGTGACCGAACCGGCGGCGTGGCGCTGCGCGTTGTCCAGCAGATTGCCCAGCACCCGGGCCAACTGACCGCGTGATCCGGCCACTTCCGCCCCCGGCAGCACATCGACCGCGACCGGGATCCGGTCCAGGGTCCGCTGCGACACCTCCTCGTGCACCAGCGCGCCCAGATCGAACCGGGCGGCGCGGGCGGGCCGCTCCCCCGCGTCCAGCCGGGCCAGCAGCAGCAGATCGGCCGCGAGCCGCTGGAGCCGTACGGTGTCGGCGACCGCGCCGGGAACGTCCAGCAGCGCCGGATGCGCCTCGCCCACCTCCAGCTGCGTACGGAGTGAGGCGATGGGGCTGCGCAGCTCGTGCGAGGCGTCGGCGACGAAGCGGCGCTGCCGCTCCACGGACGCCTCCAGCGCGGTGAGCGTCTCGTTGGTCGTCCGGGCCAGCCGCGCCACCTCGTCGTGCGTGGCGGGCTCAGGAACCCGTCTGGACAGGTCCTCGGAGGCGGTGATGGCGGCCAGTTCGCGCCGGATGCCCTCCACGGGCCTGAGCGCCCGACGGGTCATCAGCCAGGTCACTCCCCCGACGACCAGCAGCAGGACCGGCAGCCCCGCCAGCATGGAGAGCCCGGTGGTGCGAACGGCGTCCTGCCGGTCCGCGAGTGAGGCGCCCGCGTGGACGAGGACCGTCTCCCCCGCGCGGTCGGTCGCCTCGATCGTCGCGAAGCGGTAGTCGGCGGTGTCACCGTCCACGGTGGCGCTGCCCGAGCCGTACGAGGTGGTGTCGCCGATCTCGCCGACGGCGGGGTCGTCGTCGCTCCCGCCCCGGTCGTGGCTGTCGTCGGAGTCGTTCGAATCGTCCCCGTCGGCGTCGCCGGAGTCGTCGTCCCCGTCGGCGTCGCCGGAGTCGTCGTCCCCGTCGGCGGAGCCGGAGCCGGTGCTGCTCGCGCCCGGTCCGGGAGTGGCCGCCGCCCGTACCGCGCGGACTCCGGTGCCGCTGATCCGTTCCAGCCCCTCACTGGCCACCAGCAGCCGGCCGTCCTCGTCGGTCACCTGCACCGGATGGTCCTCCTCGTCGGGCAGTTCGAGGTCCGCGTACGCGACCCGGTCCGGGGCCTGGGAGGCGATGTCCAGCGCGACCTCGCGCGCCGCCCTGTCGGCCTGCCGGTCCGCCTGCTCCGTGAGGTTCGAGCGCAGCGAGAGGAGCACCGCGAGCCCGGCGGCCAGCAGCGCGACCGCCACCACGGCCGTCGCGCCCAGGGACGCCCTGGCGCGTACGGAGCCGAACCGGCGGCGTCCCACGCGGCGTCTCACGACGCGACCAGCCGGTATCCGGCGCCGCGCACCGTCTGGATCGCCGCGGCGCCGAGCTTGCGCCGCAGCGCGCTGATGTAGACCTCGATGATGTTCGGGTCGCCGTCGTAGGCGAAGTCCCAGACGTGCTCCAGGATCCACTGCTTGCCGACCACCTCGCCCGCCCGCACCGCCAGCTGCTCCAGTACGGCGAACTCCTTCGCCGTCAGGGCCACTTCGGTCTCGTCCCGGAAGACCCGGCGGGCCGCCGTGTCCACGCTCAGCGCCCCGATCCGCAGCACGGGCGAGGCACCGGCCGACCCGCGCCGGCGCAGCAGCGCCCTGACCCGGGCGACGAGCACGACGTACGAGAACGGCTTGGTCAGATAGTCGTCGGCGCCCGTGTCGAGCCCCTCAGCCTCGTCGTACTCGCCGTCCTTCGCGGTGAGCATCAGGATCGGCACGTCGTGCCCGGCGGCGCGCAGGGCCGCGCAGACCCGGTAGCCGTTCAGGCCGGGCAGCATGATGTCGAGCACGACGAGGTCGTAGACGCCCTCGCTCGCGCGGTGCAGCCCTTCGAGGCCGTCGTGAACGACATCGACGGCGAAGCCTTCGGCCCGCAGTCCCCCGGCGAGGGAGACCGCGAGCCGCTTTTCGTCCTCCACGATCAGCAAGCGCATGGCCCCACCCTGCCAAACAGAACCTGAAGATCACTTCAGCCGAATTCAGGCGGCCTTCAGCTTCCGTGGGACACATTGAGAACCGGATCGACACGGATCACCACGGACCGACTCGGGAGGACCCCCCATGAAGCTGAAGCTCGCCATCTCCGCGATCACCGCGGCGGCACTGATCGGCGGCGGCACCTACACGGCGCTCGCCACCTCGCACAGCACCGACATCGCACGGGCGGAGCGGCCGACTCCGGCGCCGACGGCCACCTCGGCGACCGACGATCCGCCCCCGGCCGCGACGCCCTCCACGACCGTCACGGCCACCTCCACCCCGACGGCGACGGCCGCGCCCGGGGACCGCGAGGAGCTCACCGCGAGCGAGGCGGTGGCCGCGGCGCTCGCGAAGTTCCCCGGCGCCGTGTCCTCCGTCGAGCGGGACGACGACCGCGCCGGCCGCTGGGAGGTCGACCTGTTCGGCACGGACGACGTCCGGCGCGAGCTGACGGTGGACGCGCTCACCGGCGCGGTGCGTGTGGACCGCGCGGACCGGGACGACGACGGGGACGACGACGCCGAGGACCGGGCCGCGCTGCGCGCCGCCGCGGTGGACGTCCGGCGGGCCGCGGCCGCCGCCCTCGCCTCCGTACCGGGCAGCGTGACGTCCGCCGAGATCGACGACGACACCCCGGGCGCCCACTGGGAGGTCGAGGTGCGCGGCAAGGACGGCCGTGAGCACGAGCTGAACGTCGACGCGCGGACCGCCAAGGTCACGGCGGACCGCGACGACGACCACGCCGACGGCGACGACGACTGAGGGGCGCGGCACGGCCGGTACGCCTAGGGCGTGTTGCGAAGGAGACACATGAGACGCGCGGGACGCCTCGAAGACGGTCCGGGCGGGGGCCGACGGCCGGTCGGCGCCCGCCCGGTCAGCGCCCGCCCGTGATCCCCGCCACCAGTTCGTCGGCCGCCGTGTACGGGTCGAGGTCGCCCGCCACGATCCGCTCAGCGAGGACGTCCAGCCGGCGGTCGCCGTGCAGGTCGCCGATGCGCTCGCGCAGGGCGGTGACGGCGAGGGTCTCCACCTCGTGGGCGGCGCGGCGGGTGCGGCGGGCGGCCAGGACGCCGTGCTCCTCCATCCAGGCGCGGTGCTTCTCCAGGGCCTCGACGACCTCGTCGATGCCTTCCCCGCGCGAGGCGACGGTCTTGACGATGGGCGGGCGCCAGTCGCCGGCGGCGCGCTGCTCGCCCAGGGCGAGCATGTGGTTCAGCTCGCGGGCCGTGGCGTCGGCGCCGTCCCGGTCGGCCTTGTTGACCACGTACACGTCGCCGATCTCCAGGATGCCCGCCTTGGCCGCCTGGATGGAGTCGCCCATGCCTGGGGCCAGCAGGACCACCGAGGTGTCGGCCTGGGAGGCGATCTCGACCTCCGACTGGCCGACCCCGACGGTCTCCACCACGATCACGTCGCACCCCGCCGCGTCCAGCACCCGGATCGCCTGCGGCGCCGACCTGGCCAGCCCGCCCAGATGGCCCCGGGTGGCCATGGAGCGGATATAGACACCGGGATCGGAGGCGTGCTCGGACATCCGTACGCGGTCACCGAGGAGCGCGCCCCCGGAGAACGGCGAGGAGGGGTCGACGGCGAGCACCGCGACCCGCTTGCCCGCGCGCCGGTACGCGGAGATCAGCGCCGAGGTCGACGTCGACTTGCCCGCCCCCGGCGGCCCGGTCAGCCCCACGACGTACGCGTTGCCCGCGAGGGGCGCGAGCGCCGCCATCACCTCGCGCAGTTGCGGGGACGCCCCCTCCACCAGTGAGATCAGCCGGGCCACGGCGCGCGGCCGGCCCTCCCGTGCCTGAGCCACCAGCTCGGGGACGTCCTGCATCACAGCTCCCGTCGGTTCGATGCGTACCGTATGCGCTGCCCGGTACGTACTGCGTACGCGCTGCCCGGTACGTACTACCCGGCCACCCGTACGATCAGCGCGTCTCCCTGGCCCCCGCCGCCGCACAGCGCCGCCGCGCCGGTCCCGCCGCCGCGCCGCTTCAGCTCCAGCGCCAGATGCAGCACGATACGGGCGCCGGACATGCCGATCGGATGGCCGAGGGCGATCGCGCCGCCGTTCACGTTCACCTTTTCCGGGGACACCCCGAGGTCCTTCATTGACTGCACGGCGACCGCAGCGAACGCCTCGTTGATCTCGATCAGATCGAGGTCCTCGACGCCGATGCCCTCCTTCTCCAGCGCGTGCCGGATCGCGTTCGACGGCTGGGACTGGAGCGAGTTGTCCGGGCCCGCCACATTGCCGTGCGCGCCGATCTCGGCGATCCAGTCCAGCCCCAGTTCGAGCGCCCTGGCCTTGCTCATCACCACGACAGCCGCCGCGCCGTCGGAGATCTGCGAGGCCGTGCCGGCCGTGATCGTGCCGTCCTTCGCGAAGGCGGGCCGCAGCCGGCCCAGGGACTCCGCGGTCGTCTCGGGGCGGATCCCCTCGTCCTCGCCGAAGATCACCGGCTCGCCCTTGCGCTGCGGGATCTCCACGGGGGTGATCTCCGCCTCGAAGACACCGTTCTTCCGGGCCGCGGCGGCCCGCTGGTGGGAGAGCGCGCCGAACTCGTCCTGCGGGAGCCGCTCGATGCCCAGCCGGGTGTTGTGGTGCTCGGTGGAGGCGCCCATCGCGATGTTCTCGAAGGAGTCGGTCAGCCCGTCGTGCGCCATCGAGTCGAGCATCTCGACCGCGCCGTACTTGTACCCCGCGCGGGACTTGGGCAGCAGATGCGGCGCGTTGGTCATGGATTCCTGGCCGCCCGCGACGATCACGTCGAACTCGCCCGCGCGGATCAGCTGGTCGGCCAGCGCGATCGCGTCCAGCCCGGAGAGACAGACCTTGTTGACGGTGAGCGCGGGAACGTTCATCGGGATACCGGCCTTGACGGCGGCCTGGCGGGCCGGGATCTGCCCGGCCCCGGCCTGGAGCACCTGGCCCATGATCACGTACTGCACCTGCTCGCCGCCGATGCCGGCCCGCTCCAGCGCGGCCTTGATGGCGAAGCCGCCCAGATCGGCGCCGCTGAAGGGCGTGAGCGAGCCGAGGAGCCGCCCCATCGGGGTACGGGCGCCCGCGACGATCACGGAGGTGGTGGTGTTCGATCCAGACATGAGACGCGATCCCCTTTGCGTGGAGCGTGAGGAGTGAGGGTGGGTGTGGCGCTTGGTGACGGTGCCGCGGTGTGAACGATGGTTCACTTCAAATGTACTGAGCGGTACCGCCCCGGGTCACCCGGCGGCGCGTGTGACGGCGCGCACGTTGCGTAATCGCCCTCGTACCGCTGCACTGTCTCCATGCTGACGCGAATCGACCACATCGGAATCGCCTGTTTCGACCTCGATGCGACCGTCGAGTTCTACCGGGCGACGTACGGCTTCGAGGTGTTCCACACCGAGGTCAACGAGGAGCAGGGCGTACGAGAGGCCATGCTCAAGATCAACGAGACGTCCGACGGCGGGGCTTCCTACCTTCAGCTCCTCGAATCCGTAAGGGAGGATTCGGCCGTGGGGAAGTGGCTGGCGAAGAACGGCGAGGGTGTGCACCACATCGCGTTCGGCACCGCCGACGTGGACGGTGACGCCCAGGCCGTGCGTGACAAGGGCGTACGCGTCCTCTACGAGGAGCCGCGCACCGGTTCCATGGGCTCGCGCATCACCTTCCTCCACCCCAAGGACTGTCACGGAGTCCTCACAGAACTCGTCACCTCCCGTCCGGAGCACTGACCTTAAGGATTCCCGGCCCGGTAGAGTGGGGCGCTCCGGGCCGGGGCCGGGCCGGGGCCGCGCCCCTGTCGATGATCTGTCACCATTCCCCGGGGGACCGCTCGCCGAGAGCGGTGCTCAATTGGGCAGTTGCGACCAGGGGACGGATGGGACCGCGCAGTGCGGGGCTACGAACGCCAGGAGAGCCACCGAGCTGACGACGACCACCTTTCGCGGTTCGAAGCCGAGATGGACCGGCTGAAGACCGCGCGGGAGAAGGCCGTCCAGCACGCCGAGGACCTCGGTTACCAGGTCGAGGTATTGCGCGCCAAGCTTCACGAGGCGCGCCGCAGTCTGGCGACCCGTCCGTCCTATGACAGCGGAGACCTCGGCTATCAGGCCGAACAGCACCTGCGCAACGCCCAGATGCAGGCCGAGCAGATGCGCGCGGACGCCGAGCGCGAGCTGCGCGAGGCGCGCGCCCAGACGCAGCGGATCCTCCAGGAGCACGCCGAGCACCAGGCGCGGCTCCAGGCCGAGCTGCACGCGGAGGCCGTCCAGCGGCGCCAGCGGCTCGACCAGGAGCTGGCCGAGCGCCGGCAGACCGTCGAGTCGCACGTCAACGAGAACGT
It encodes the following:
- a CDS encoding AIM24 family protein, with product MAQFRLQGSRVLAVEMTGDAVKAKNGSMVAYDGRMTFKKLTGGGEGLRGMVTRRLTGEQMTVMEVKGQGTCYFADRASEINLVSLHGDKLYVESSNLLCTDAGLRTGTTFTGLRGGASGNGLFTTTVEGTGQAAIMSDGEAVILRVSQRYPLYVDPGAYIAHQGKLQQKLQSGVNFRTLIGEGSGESFQIRFEGEGLVYVQPSERNTIGGDL
- a CDS encoding MTH1187 family thiamine-binding protein produces the protein MIVAFSVSPLGVGEDVGEYVADAVRVVRESGLPNRTDAMFTSIEGEWDEVMDVVKRAVAAVEARAGRVSLVLKADIRPGVTDGLTSKVETVERHLAS
- a CDS encoding AIM24 family protein, with translation MPFREINSKMVEATVAPGQKLFSQRGAMLAYRGEVGFTPNIRGGQGGLMSMIGRRVANEATPLMTVEGSGTVLFGHGGHHIQVINLAGDTLYVEADRLLAFDGTLQQGTMFMGSQGGVMGMVRGQVTGQGLFTTTLKGHGAVAVMAHGGVIELPITPGAEIRVDPQAYVAHHGDVRNKLSAALGWREMVGRGSGEAFQLELSGSGAVYVQASEEKL
- a CDS encoding MarR family winged helix-turn-helix transcriptional regulator — protein: METETATRWLSDAEQCAWRTHLDVNKLLTHQLEKDLQPFGLTMNDYEILVNLSESDDRRMRMSDLAATTLQSKSRLSHQITRMETAGLVRREHCESDRRGLFAVLTDSGMETMQQVAPHHVESVRRHFIDLLSPEALAELRASLTPVAEHLHGRRGKA
- a CDS encoding sensor histidine kinase, which gives rise to MRRRVGRRRFGSVRARASLGATAVVAVALLAAGLAVLLSLRSNLTEQADRQADRAAREVALDIASQAPDRVAYADLELPDEEDHPVQVTDEDGRLLVASEGLERISGTGVRAVRAAATPGPGASSTGSGSADGDDDSGDADGDDDSGDADGDDSNDSDDSHDRGGSDDDPAVGEIGDTTSYGSGSATVDGDTADYRFATIEATDRAGETVLVHAGASLADRQDAVRTTGLSMLAGLPVLLLVVGGVTWLMTRRALRPVEGIRRELAAITASEDLSRRVPEPATHDEVARLARTTNETLTALEASVERQRRFVADASHELRSPIASLRTQLEVGEAHPALLDVPGAVADTVRLQRLAADLLLLARLDAGERPARAARFDLGALVHEEVSQRTLDRIPVAVDVLPGAEVAGSRGQLARVLGNLLDNAQRHAAGSVTASVRRSGSTVVLAVADDGPGVPDAERERVFERFVRLDDARSRDDGGAGLGLAIARDVAERHGGTLTAGRAECGGALFELRLPSADDGPTPA
- the meaB gene encoding methylmalonyl Co-A mutase-associated GTPase MeaB, whose translation is MQDVPELVAQAREGRPRAVARLISLVEGASPQLREVMAALAPLAGNAYVVGLTGPPGAGKSTSTSALISAYRRAGKRVAVLAVDPSSPFSGGALLGDRVRMSEHASDPGVYIRSMATRGHLGGLARSAPQAIRVLDAAGCDVIVVETVGVGQSEVEIASQADTSVVLLAPGMGDSIQAAKAGILEIGDVYVVNKADRDGADATARELNHMLALGEQRAAGDWRPPIVKTVASRGEGIDEVVEALEKHRAWMEEHGVLAARRTRRAAHEVETLAVTALRERIGDLHGDRRLDVLAERIVAGDLDPYTAADELVAGITGGR
- the mce gene encoding methylmalonyl-CoA epimerase, whose translation is MLTRIDHIGIACFDLDATVEFYRATYGFEVFHTEVNEEQGVREAMLKINETSDGGASYLQLLESVREDSAVGKWLAKNGEGVHHIAFGTADVDGDAQAVRDKGVRVLYEEPRTGSMGSRITFLHPKDCHGVLTELVTSRPEH
- a CDS encoding PepSY domain-containing protein yields the protein MKLKLAISAITAAALIGGGTYTALATSHSTDIARAERPTPAPTATSATDDPPPAATPSTTVTATSTPTATAAPGDREELTASEAVAAALAKFPGAVSSVERDDDRAGRWEVDLFGTDDVRRELTVDALTGAVRVDRADRDDDGDDDAEDRAALRAAAVDVRRAAAAALASVPGSVTSAEIDDDTPGAHWEVEVRGKDGREHELNVDARTAKVTADRDDDHADGDDD
- a CDS encoding response regulator transcription factor, translated to MRLLIVEDEKRLAVSLAGGLRAEGFAVDVVHDGLEGLHRASEGVYDLVVLDIMLPGLNGYRVCAALRAAGHDVPILMLTAKDGEYDEAEGLDTGADDYLTKPFSYVVLVARVRALLRRRGSAGASPVLRIGALSVDTAARRVFRDETEVALTAKEFAVLEQLAVRAGEVVGKQWILEHVWDFAYDGDPNIIEVYISALRRKLGAAAIQTVRGAGYRLVAS
- a CDS encoding acetyl-CoA C-acetyltransferase, encoding MSGSNTTTSVIVAGARTPMGRLLGSLTPFSGADLGGFAIKAALERAGIGGEQVQYVIMGQVLQAGAGQIPARQAAVKAGIPMNVPALTVNKVCLSGLDAIALADQLIRAGEFDVIVAGGQESMTNAPHLLPKSRAGYKYGAVEMLDSMAHDGLTDSFENIAMGASTEHHNTRLGIERLPQDEFGALSHQRAAAARKNGVFEAEITPVEIPQRKGEPVIFGEDEGIRPETTAESLGRLRPAFAKDGTITAGTASQISDGAAAVVVMSKARALELGLDWIAEIGAHGNVAGPDNSLQSQPSNAIRHALEKEGIGVEDLDLIEINEAFAAVAVQSMKDLGVSPEKVNVNGGAIALGHPIGMSGARIVLHLALELKRRGGGTGAAALCGGGGQGDALIVRVAG
- a CDS encoding AIM24 family protein; the protein is MTLPVDDNVNAYTFCVDLKGSRWFLQKGKMIAYYGEISFDGIGHGRFEGLVRSSFHSPLHAADWVVAEGSGKMLLADRAFDVNSFDLEDGNLTIRSGNLLAYQPTLALKQSIVPGFLTLIGTGKFVAASNGPVVFMEPPLRVDPQALVGWADCPSPCHHYDHGYMSGVLGGIRSLTGIGGTSGEEHQFEFVGAGTVLLQSTEELMTEQPTGTVTPEAGVPGSGAPAGGSGQLGDLQRRFGL
- a CDS encoding DUF3817 domain-containing protein, whose amino-acid sequence is MDIKTASALHRLRLVSAPEAVSFLLLLVCSVLKRTTEFNAVPVMGAVHGVLFILYVIFWADAWNRTKWSLGTAALYFVLSVLPLGGFYADRRLKRAADDAVIASRARREGTVSA